The genomic stretch GGGCATTCAGAGTTGGAAGTAAGAGGAAATACTTCCTAAAAGGAGGAAGTGTTTACATTGGAATTCAAAGGAATTTTGTGAGGCTCAGGGAAAAGAGGGATACATTTCAGGTAtggagaaatgttttgttttgttttttcactatCTTGCTGGTGAGAGATGGAGTAGCTTTtgggagaaatagaaaagttttctGAGTGTGATAATGGGAGTAATgtcaaatatttatgaaaagtaGATTGGGTTAAATGGAGATGGAATTCTCAAGCTAAATAGAAGAGTTTATATATTATCCTATGGCAAGTAAGTAGACCATTGAATTGATTGTTTAGGGAAatgattatattattataatatatgattAAGGAGGATGGTTTTGTGATTAAGTAGGATaggaagacttgaggcagagagaccaattatgaagtaaatgaaataatctaGGCCATAGAGTCTCaaaatttcagtttctttttgattatgtttttgtttgtttgtttttttgtctcaGATCTCTTTTACAACTATTGTAATAAGGATCCCTGAAGAGGTTATGTTTATGAAAACCTCTGGTCTAAGGAAAATGTTGTATGTTTCTCAATTCAGTTGGTAATTTACTGAATAAAgagaagcatatatatatatatatatatacacacacgcgcgcgcacatatataaatatacatatacataaaatgtaagatttggcaactgttcTGGTACTGAATGGGGTGAGAAAAATGTGGAATAGAGAATAATGCCAATGTTACAAACCTGAGAAACAGGAAGGATATCGGTGCCTTCAAAAGAAATAAGGTTAGTACAAGAAATCAGCAGTCTTCAAATAAATCAAATAGtgaaaaagaagttttaaaactCCAGGTTATCTCAGAGGTGATTTAGACTATTTTTCATCATAACATCAGAAATTATACAGACCATTTAAATTATTCACCAAAAATCTCATAGGTAGAAAGTCACAGAACTGGATTTTCAAGAGAGTCCTATCATCAATAACTCCAGGGCTCTTACTTTATACatggaaaacaatgaaataaGGAAGACCAGTGGTTCTGACATTTTCTATAATTATCTCAAAACAAGCAatacacttttttggggggaggcggtcaggcaattggggttacgtgacttcctcaaggtcacacagctagtaagggtcaagtgtctgaggccggatttgaactcatgttcttctGACTtgagggttggtgttttatccactgggccaactagctgccctccaatatgttttaattaaataaatcagGCAGCAAATTTATTGAAATTTTTAGATGAGGCAATTAAAATTCTGATATCCCATTCTACTTGGGTTACTCACGGAAGATGACGTGCACAAGAGTGCATTTCTGAAATGGTTGAAACTTTCAATATTTTTGGGAATTGTTCTAAAAAATGTGTGatatatgaaaggaaaaagattatTCCTATAGAGTATTTAAGTCATGTGTGCAAAGATctgaatttcagaaaaaagttGCACTGTGAAAACAAGAGGAAACTGTGTTagtatatatatcttatataaactgccaaatataaatagatatatgtgtatgtgtgtgtctgtatatagagagaatttatatatgtatatatatgtgtgtgtgtgtgtgtgtgtgtgtgtgtgtgtgtatgtatatatatccttaTAAtttctatacaaacaaggaatgggaaaacaaacaaaaaaaccctttatccATTCAATTGTGTGTGAGTTTGTGTGTTTCCCAGACTCTGCTCCTCTCCCTGTTATTTTGCCTTTATAACATTGACTACCTAGCAGATTGCTTTATTTGAATagttaatatgcatttttaaaggaaactgctggggcagctaggtggcacagtggataaagcaccagacttggattcaggaggacgtgacttcaaatccggcctcagacacttgatactcactagctgtgtgacccagggcaagtcacttaaccccaattgcctcacccccccccaaaaaaaaaagttaaagggaaTTGCTTTCCCTCCttagctcctcctcctcctcctccttcttcttcttcttttttttttttttggtattctctGACTGTCTGGAGCACAAATATGATCAAGATGATGAAGTTTATGTTGTTCTATATCACTGACATtgtgttatcattattattatttatcattgttTATCTAGGCAGCTTtatggtgaagtgaatagaggtggggcttgaagtcaggaagacttgagttcaattctggcctcagacaagccctagctgtgtgaccctgagcagttcacttaaccttgtttgcctcagtttcctcacccataaaactGGTAGGAGAAAGATATTACAAAACCCTCTAGTATATTTTCCAAGGAAATCCCTAATTGGGTCATTAAGAATAgaacatgactggaaaaaaattgaatgacAACAAATGTTTAATCTTGAAAGGCAGACTATAAattgttctgggtttttttttgtttagtttagttttgttttgtttttatcagacAAGGACTTTACTCCTGTCCTTCAGAATCTGAAACACTAAGAAACATGAAGACTATAattgtaacattaaaaaaatgtgtgATGCTCTTGTTAAAAAAATTGCAAAGTAGAATTTCTAAGAGAAACACactaaaagggaaaatgaagaatGATACATATAGCATTCACCCATCATTTTCATCTCCATCAACAAACCAGATAGCAAGCCAGTATTCCCAGGGTCAGAGATGTTGTACGTTGGACAGAATCAAAgggttctttgtttgttttgagttttAAGCATGTGGAAATTCAAATGTACACTACACATTATAATTTTGATATTCATTTAGCTCTATGGAAGGATAATATTTAACTTAATAATTAAACATATAACTtgagatagaaaatattttttgtattaaACATTATGTTtcaaatgtgtatatgtaattatatgtacacatatacatatgcatacacatacatagacatatggATTAACAAAAATGTTAATCGATTTAATAATTTCAACAGTATCATTTTTTATACTCAAGAATCATTGCTCAGGAAATCTTCAGATAATATTGTATTTCTATAGGGCGGTTTAAGAGTTTCTTGAACTATATCCACCTAATATTGCATCTGAGTGTTTAGTGATTGCTATTCTTCTCTGTGATCATCAATGGCCACTtttcaatatattattttctagcAGAACTTCTCTCCTTTCCAAGACATTAAACAGTTACTAGGTTAAAAGTAAAatggggttatttaaatattttatttcctcttttgttaatctgggcaatttgctattttttttttacaaatattcatcGATttaatttagattatcaaatttattggcatatagttggaaAAATTGCTcataattatttctataatttcttcttcattagtAGCCAATTCACCCTTGTcagttttgatactggtaatttgtttttcttctttctttctttttttaaatcaaattaactaaaggtttatctatttgATTGTCTTTCCCCCTGAAAGCAATGCTtagttttatttgctttttgattctatagttttcttaatttaattattattagtcTATTCTTTGATTTTCAACTTTTCAAAATTGGTATTTAATGACGgttctttagttcttttttccctagcttttttatttgcatgccaaattcattgatttcttcttgctctattttattcatgtatgcATTTAAACATATCAAATTTCACCTAAGATCTGCTTTGGCTATGTCctataagttttggtatattgcCTTATTAATATTGTTTTCTCTTGTGAAATCATTTGTTTCTCtggtttgttgtttgacccactcattctttaggatgagattatttagtttccagttgattTTTTATCTATCTTTCCTTGGACCTTTATTAAACAGATGTTTTAATGCATCATCATCTGAAAATGATACACACgctcacatatatgtgtatgcatatacatacatacatatgtatatacatgtgtataggtatagataaagatgtagatgtagatatagatatagattagagatagagatagttcTTAGACGttccccactaatatagtttttctttttttttctttgtagggaaatgagggttaagagacttgcccagggtcacacagctagttaagtgtcaagtgtctgaggctggatttgaactcaggtcctcctgaatccaaggccagtgctttatccactgcaccacctagctgccccataatacaGTTTTTCTATCTGTTTCTTCCTTAAGTAAATTTAACTTTGCTATGAATTTGATGCTATACCTCTTGTTGCATATATGTTTtgaattgatatttcttcatttattttcatgtccaattatctttttattgtactatgttatggaaaatCCTGTTTTgtatcataattttttaaaaaatatcaaagctTTAAAATTGGAATTGATAGAATATAGACTCAaagcacaattaaaaaaaaacaacaactgaggtacagcctcatatctatcagatttgtatagtggcaaagaattggaaattgagagaatgcccatcaattgggggaacaCTTAAACAAGTTctcatatatgaatgtaacagaatactactatgttgtaagaaatgaggagcaggaggatttcacAGAAATCCATAAGGACTTATGCAAATTGATataactggtgtgtgtgtgtgtgtggggggtaacTTAAGGGAAATAAGACAATATGACTTGTTTAACTGATATAGAGGCCAGTGCCTTAAGTGGATTTACTCATGTCAaaagagagatgaagaagaaTATAATTCTGTCTCATTATCAAGAAATATTAATCTATTATCATTATCCAGTTACAATTTTGAGCTCTACTAAACTGTGTCAGTCTGATCTTGGTCTTGTCATTGATTATGTTCCCATACTGCTTTGATATAGTCTTGGTTGATTGGTAAAATCTTTCAACAACCTTAGTGGTCACTCCCCAaggattttgttttaattaacttTAACTACCAAACCCCAATCCTTACCTTAATAACTAaaacttacattttctttcttctccatgatatagatttttaagaaattgttgaaagaaaagagatataCACTCTTCAAagatttgcatttttaatttaCCTTTAAGGTATTTGTTATTGCTATTAGGACTCAGGCCATCTTTATCCTATGTATTTAATTAGGAGttaacgtgtgtgtgtatgtgtgtgtgtttcccatccaagtgttttttttttcccaatctgtGTATCTGTTATTCAATTACTTATAAGTTCAGGAAGAAAATACAGATGAGTACAATTGTCACTCCCATATAAATAAGGACTTAATAGTAGTAATTTATTTACTAACAAAATGATTTTATGTATTCTTATTGAAGATCTATCTTCAATATACTCATTTTAGAGACATAATATTTTAGTGTCCAACAATTTCCTGATTGTTTCTTTCACATCTTTGTTCCTTAGGCTATATATTAGGGGATTAAGCATAGGGATCACAACTGTACAAAAAACAGTGCCCATTCTGATTATAAGCCATGAGTTTTTGGAACTGGGCACACAGTAAAGGAAGAGAATGGTCCCATAGAAAATTGTTACAGCTGTTAGGTGGGAAGCACAGGTGGAAAAGGCTTTATGCCTCCCACTGGCTGAATGCATTTTCAAGacagttacaaaaataaaaagataggatGTGAGCACAATAATAAGGgtgaaaaatgtattaaaattagCAAGAATAAATAGTATTATCTCTGTAATATGCTTATCAGAGAAGGAGGCAGAAAGGATGGCAGAATACTCACAGAGAAAATTATTAATGGTGTTGGTCCCACAAAATGACAAGATAAGAAGAGTGTAGGTGAAGATGAGAGAAGAAATTGTGCCCCATGTATATACCCCAGCAATCAGAAGAGCACAACGTTTCTGGGACATGGCTACTGTATACAGCAGAGGATTACAAATGGCCACAAAGCGATCATAAGCCATAACTGCCAGCAGGAAGGTTTCCATAACCAAACAGGTAGCAGCAAAAGAAAACTGTGCAATGCAGCCTTCAAATGAAATGCTTCTGTCTTCTACAACTAAGATGTCCAAGAGCTTGGGTGTGACTATTGTGGAGTAACTGAAATCCACAAATGAcaaatgactgaggaaaaagtACATGGGGTTGTGGAGTTTAGGGTTGATTCTGATGATCACAATCATGCCCAAGTTTCCCACGACAGTAACCACATAGATGGTGAGGAATAGTAGAAAGAGGGGGATCTGGAGCTTTGGATAATCAGAGAATCCTAAAAGGATGAAGATGACCACATCGCTCTGATTTTGATCAGCATTCGCCATGTTTCCTATTGAAGAGAATTTCAGAGtcacaaaaaaatcatttcagaaCAAGAACAAATTTCCATGGCTTTATAGTACAACtcataccagaaaaaaaaaaaatcccttctataATATACTTGCCAAATGGGTAtctcaatttttttattaaagaccattaatgaaaagaaatttcTTAAGGCCGCAATTCTATGTGGGTAGTTCTATTTTATGTTGCAATTCCAATCAACACTAAGCCTACATTTTCCATCTTATAATTTCTTCCCActgtctcttttatttctttttagggatagtatttttttttctttagcagtCATAGTCTTTTCCTAAAAGACACATATAACTATCTCACTTTCTAGGGATTACCTCTTTCttctctatccatttatttatctactcatccatccatccatctatttatttatttatttattcactcatttactcatccactcatttatttgttatatattcatttcttcattcatttatctatttatctgtttgtttgcttcatttgtttttttgcaggacaaggagagttaagtgacttatccagggtcacacagctagtaaatattatcAAGTGttaggccgtatttgaactcaggtcctcctgagtccagggtcagtgcttcatccactgcaccgtATAACTgtctccccctttttcttctaAAGACCTCTACAACCTAACTTTGATACATGTTCCTATATTATCCCTCATCATGCATTACATTGTTGAAGTAAATTTCCCACCTTGTTCTTCCCATGACATTCTGTTTTTCCTCTAATGTTTTAGAGTCTGTGACCACTTTCACAATACACTCTCTCCTGAAACTCATATCTTAGAATCCAAAGTTTCATTGCAATCTCAAGATTCCACAGGACTCCGTTCATTATCCTCTTCTCTCCAGCTAAGAATATCTTGCCCCCataatattttgtgttttttaatatacatttatataattacatatgtacATTTCAACTCCTGTGAAATAAGCtaagctctttgaaaacaagttctgtttcatttttcaaCTAACCTAGCACTTGACACATGGCATGTAATTCAGAAGTGCTCTTGAATGATTATTCGATTACTGATCTATAGTAATTTATCAATTGATTGGCTTGAAATATCTTTCAGTCTTCATTAAATTGTCTTTTAGCTTATCTtcatttgaattgaattagaGAAACTTATGGCTGTAGATCTTTGAGTCTGGAATCCCTTGAATTAATTGGTGTCCATTTGAAAATATAACCTCCCCATGAGAAGATaacaacatgtatataatattgtactataatgttaataaatatattacatttatatattctcATATTTTACATTGTATAATCATATTATAACATCCtactataaacaaaatattatatatatatatatatatgtatatatatatatatatatatgtatatatatatatatatatatatatatatatatatatatatatatatatatatatatatatatatatatatatatatatatatatataattgcaaCATATATCCCTAGGTTACTAGATTAGAGACATCCTTTTGAGAAGTTATAAAACCATAAATGACTTCTCACAGGTTTGGCATTCAAGAAAGTTCTCAGTTCACTATACTGTATTATTACAGGGAGGGCTAACaattcatgtaaaatatatattataaattgtatattatataatttgtatacaattgtatattatataatttgtataCAATTGTATATTGTATAATTTGTATACAATTGTATATTGTATAATTACTTATAATTATATTCTACATTgtacaaataatatatatgtatttataattgAAATTAAAAGAGCCCAGACAGGAAGAGAAAACAATTCTCAATGAAACCCCCTCAGGttaaaacaaagcaagaaaaaaaaaacaaccttcatAAGTTAGTTTTGTCATCTCTTTTTGCTAGTAGgcagagaaaaatattaatttcaacCCTTACCTCTCCACTTAATCTATAATAAAATAGTGAGCCTTTTAGGGATAAAAATGGTAGCAAGATTGAATCTTCCAATACCCCACAACAAACATGGACTACCTAACTCCCTCATCTTAACTTCTTTAATACCTATTCTCCCAGCAAGAAACTTAAAATTCTCCCTCCAGTCGATGTTTTGTTTATACCCTATATCCCTGTATTCAGTTTTTCCTATAAAGTTATGTATAATACTCAATGAACATGTAGCTTATTGAACGCTATACtataacttttgttgttgttcagaatAGTAATGTTTATATCCCCAGGACCTACTTTGCACAGAGTAGgtcttaagaaatacttgttgaattgttgACATGACAGATGATAACATACATATGGAACATTCTGACTCACCCCCACTCCTTATTCTTGGAAATTCTCTTTAGCTATCATTGAAGTCACATATTGCAAGGTGATTTCTTTTGTTCATTCCCTCGTCACTGacaatggaaagggagagaatatCTAGATTCAATTACTCAGCAGAAGATGGATGCTTGTGTGTGATTCATTTCTTATTACTGAGGTGCTGGGAATAATGAACCTGGTGAAAGAAAACATATCccattatttaataataaaataaaggaaagaagcaataaaaacaaCATAACCAAATAGAAATTTGTGTAATACCAGTTTTAAGAGTTGGAATATGCAGTGAtgaaacactaaataaatataatatatatcatagaCTAATACAGGAGAAAAATATTCATCTCATTTCATAATGTAGCTCTGaggagataaaagaagaaaataaaaacccatTACACTTTGTTTGTAATTATATATGGGAATGTTGTAGAATATATGACATTCATCTCTAGGACTCTAGGGAATAAATCTATGGAGAATCTGTCCttagggtttttatttttctccttgggCAACAAGCAAGTCATTAGAAggaattcttattcttctctgtCTTATTCTCTTAAGGGAATTTCCATAAAACTTTAGGGAAGACttcccttaaaaaattaatttactataattttttataaatcaTTAAAATATGCATTGCAGATTTCAAGATTAGAAAAATACAGGATAATGGAACAAAAAATactaattattcttttaaaaaatgttgaccTCAATACTTTTTCCTCAGCATTGAGGTTGAGAATTACCATGTGTCTTTATTCTTAATTGGCCAAGCATGAGGTTAATGAGTAGAATTGTCTCTTAAATCCAGGTCATTGCAGGAAAAATTTATAAGATAGATTTAACCTCTTGAGTTATGTTAGGTCCAAGATAGTTCTTGGAAAGGAAGTGCTAATATATGGGGTTCCTCTTATGAAACTAATTAAGTCATAAAGTTTTCCCATTACCAACATGCACTACTTAGCCAGAAAATTTGTGTTGAGAGAAAGTCTTTCATCAGGGTTATTAAAACAATTAAGACTCACTCTAGAAGCCTCCTTCAAGAGATCAGCCTCATTGCCAAAAGTAAAACAGGTATATATTTGAGCACCATGAATGAAACTGGAAGGGCCCATTTACAAACAAGTGGTGAAACACAATTTAAAGTAAAAGAACAATAATGATGTTATAAATATGAACTGTAAACTAAAataacaatagtaacatcaaTCTTTCTACATTTAGGAATTTGTGATGCATTTTTCTATATATTGTGTCAGTGAGAAGCAATAATTTTgtgattaaatctttttttttttttgtgaggcaattggggttaagtgacttgcctaagatcacacagctagtaagtatcaaatatcttagcccagatttgaacacaggtcctcctgactccagggccagtgctctatcccctgcaccacctagctgcctgtgtgaTTAAATCTTAGAGGAACaaagtttgaattctggctctaccATTTGGAACCTTGGCTATTTTACTTTgtccctctgaacctcagttttctcttttgtaaaatgaagcaattGGACTATGTTGGTGACCTCAGGTCTTATATCTCAAAATGTATaagccttctttttcttttttttcaaagtttgttattgttgttgctctttCTTTTTAGGTCAGCTGCTTCCCTCAAAAGTCCCACCATTAGAGCAACAAACACTCCaatattaacaaataaaataaatataaaaacacttAACTAGCATGCATGACAttatattttgaattccaaactaCATCTCTAAACATCCTTACTGAGAAGTAGGTATTGTCCATCATAGTATTCTTAGATTtcataaatctttttaaaaagtacttacaAAGGGCTGAAagaatgagcatgaacttaaagTTTAATGGTAGTTAAATATACAAATGTATTGGACACACATGGCCATGGCCACTCACCTTTTCATCTGTTGGCTTAGGACAGAGAGGGTCCTGCATTCCCTTCAACAGAATTGttacctgttttgttttgttttgtaaatctGGGGTCCTACAAAGCTCTTTAAGCAAAATTATGTCTTAGAATCAtcagaataattttcttttgattttctcagATCTTAAGCTTTGATTATGATTGTCTACTCCTACCACATGGTAGACAGCTTGccttgggaaaaacaaaagaaaataaaacaaaatgacaacATCAGTAAGAACTTCTTCCCTAGATTAAACCATTTATGTTACCTTGGGGTTATTAATTTTAGTTTCAGGTCAGTCATTTTCAGATTCCACATGCTTTAGTCCCTAAAGATTGTTCCTAGAATTTAGGGAATCTAATATAAATATATGGCTAGACAAAGGTGTGAAAATGTCTACTCCTAGGGGGCtcaaagcattttcatatacatTTAAGATATGCATAATTTCAATTCTCTCTAAGCTAAGGaatgtctatttttttcatttgaaaggtTCCCCCTTAATACTACCTTCTTTGAGAATCTGCAGTCTTTAACTTTTACGAAAATATCACTGGGAAACTTTTcccctatatatttatataaaattggcttatgatctgtaaaaggagcttTGGCTCTTTGGCTCAAATTATTATcacaacattttcattttgttttcttttcccctttataaCAAACTTTATTTGCTAGTAAACAGAGTAACTTGAAGATAATTTTACATTTCTTAGTgacttcttttttcaaaaaaaaattttttttttggtgaggcaattggggttatgtgacttgcccagggtcacacagctagtaagtgttaagtatttgaggctggatttgaactcaggtcctcctgaatccagggctggtgctctatccactgtgccacctagctgccccctcttagtGACTTCTTAATGACCATTAACAGCATCAGTTCCTGcacaaaagccaaacaaaaacaaaacaaaacaaacaaaaaccaaagcatTCATAAGCAAgtcagaaaacaacaataacaaagaaatacAGAGGCCACCAACAAGAATGAACTCATGTGGCTAGTCGTTTGAGAAAACAAACTCTATTCCTTAGAGatataaatacatttacaatACTCTCTACTTACTATttctttggtgatctcatcattaattgccatggattcagttatcatatTTATACAAATTAATCTCATATGTATTTATCCATCCCTACCCTCACTCAAGACTATCAGGTTCTTATCTAAAATTTCTTATTGCATATCTGGAGACAGCATAGACATTTTAATTCTACATTTCTAGAATTAAACATATTATCTTTTCCTGAAAACCTACTTTCCCTCTTTTCGTCTTTTCAATTTTCAAGGACACTATCATTGTCCCAGTTACTTAGGCTAACAAACAAACATCATTTTTGACTTATTATTCTCTCTCAATAGCCATATTAAATCTG from Dromiciops gliroides isolate mDroGli1 chromosome 6, mDroGli1.pri, whole genome shotgun sequence encodes the following:
- the LOC122731656 gene encoding olfactory receptor 5D18-like, which produces MANADQNQSDVVIFILLGFSDYPKLQIPLFLLFLTIYVVTVVGNLGMIVIIRINPKLHNPMYFFLSHLSFVDFSYSTIVTPKLLDILVVEDRSISFEGCIAQFSFAATCLVMETFLLAVMAYDRFVAICNPLLYTVAMSQKRCALLIAGVYTWGTISSLIFTYTLLILSFCGTNTINNFLCEYSAILSASFSDKHITEIILFILANFNTFFTLIIVLTSYLFIFVTVLKMHSASGRHKAFSTCASHLTAVTIFYGTILFLYCVPSSKNSWLIIRMGTVFCTVVIPMLNPLIYSLRNKDVKETIRKLLDTKILCL